A DNA window from Eremothecium cymbalariae DBVPG#7215 chromosome 3, complete sequence contains the following coding sequences:
- the RAD59 gene encoding Rad59p (similar to Ashbya gossypii AER046W) — MSDYTEISWDNVEYHAGNGVTLTDFPVIEDWYNRPASKWSMRSIGVFQSKIEQYTYKIYHANKYGKHNLSKLIPGYLLIQFANESFGYNGWSSSIVDIAITKSITSVKNDGSGPIEMHTVTAEARVKLVLQDGTNTEASGFSNATMSSKLEAYGKAKKEAINDALKKCLLSFEQLLYEHEEKVAKNFYTDGLYGSKVKLKSDKPQP, encoded by the coding sequence ATGAGCGATTATACTGAGATATCTTGGGATAACGTTGAGTACCATGCTGGGAACGGTGTGACACTAACAGACTTCCCAGTTATTGAGGATTGGTATAACAGACCCGCCAGCAAATGGTCGATGCGATCTATAGGTGTGTTCCAGAGTAAAATCGAACAGTATACTTATAAGATATATCACGCTAACAAATATGGGAAGCATAATTTGTCAAAACTGATTCCTGGATACTTACTTATTCAGTTTGCCAATGAATCCTTCGGCTATAATGGTTGGTCAAGTTCAATAGTCGATATCGCGATTACGAAATCTATCACTAGTGTTAAGAATGATGGGAGTGGGCCTATTGAAATGCACACTGTTACCGCTGAGGCGAGGGTGAAGTTGGTGTTGCAAGATGGGACAAATACAGAGGCGTCAGGTTTCAGTAATGCGACAATGTCCAGTAAACTGGAGGCATACGGTAAGGCTAAAAAGGAGGCAATAAATGATGCCTTGAAAAAGTGTTTATTGTCATTTGAACAGCTCCTTTATGAGCATGAGGAAAAGGTAGCTAAGAATTTTTATACCGATGGGCTTTATGGATCTAAAGTTAAACTGAAAAGTGATAAGCCACAACCTTGA
- the YDJ1 gene encoding type I HSP40 co-chaperone YDJ1 (similar to Ashbya gossypii ADL257C): MVKDTKLYDLLGVSADANDAQIKKAYRKAALKYHPDKNPSSEAADKFKQMTAAYEILSDSQKREVYDQFGEEGLNGGGGGPGGFGGFGGFGEDIFSQFFGGGGASRPRGPQKGRDIKHDISCTLENLYKGRTAKLALNKTVLCKSCEGRGGKSGSVKKCSSCGGHGVKFVTRQMGPMIQRFQTTCEACNGEGDVIDPKDRCRECSGKKISNERKILEVNIEPGMKNGQKVVFQGEADQQPGQIPGDVVFVVNEQEHPKFVRNGDNLHYEAQIDLLTAVAGGQFALEHVSGDWLKVDIVPGEVIAPGMVKVIEGKGMPIQKYGSYGNLLIKFNVKFPKSHFASDADLKKLEEILPPRVLPGIPLKAEVEECVLADFEPSKHDPRTANGRGQSYDSDEEEGHAEGVQCASQ, translated from the coding sequence ATGGTTAAGGACACTAAGTTGTATGATTTGTTAGGTGTTAGTGCAGACGCCAACGATGCGCAGATAAAGAAAGCGTACAGAAAGGCGGCCTTAAAGTATCATCCTGACAAAAACCCCAGTTCGGAGGCTGCTGATAAATTCAAGCAGATGACCGCAGCTTATGAGATCTTGTCAGATTCGCAGAAGAGAGAGGTTTATGATCAATTTGGAGAGGAGGGTCTAaatggaggaggaggaggacCAGGTGGCTTCGGCGGGTTTGGAGGGTTTGGAgaggatatattttctcAGTTCTTTGGTGGAGGAGGGGCTTCTAGGCCTAGGGGGCCTCAGAAGGGTAGGGACATTAAGCACGATATCAGCTGTACCTTGGAGAATTTGTACAAGGGTAGAACGGCGAAGTTGGCATTGAATAAGACGGTCTTGTGTAAGTCGTGCGAGGGTCGTGGTGGCAAATCGGGGTCTGTAAAGAAGTGTTCTTCGTGTGGGGGTCATGGTGTCAAGTTTGTCACGAGACAGATGGGACCTATGATCCAGAGATTTCAGACCACATGTGAGGCGTGTAATGGTGAAGGTGATGTGATTGATCCTAAAGATCGCTGCAGAGAATGTAGCGGTAAGAAGATCTCCAATGAGAGAAAGATCTTAGAGGTCAATATTGAGCCAGGTATGAAAAATGGGCAGAAGGTTGTATTCCAAGGTGAGGCTGATCAGCAGCCAGGTCAGATTCCTGGTGACGTTGTTTTCGTTGTTAACGAACAAGAGCATCCAAAATTTGTTAGAAATGGTGATAATTTGCACTATGAGGCACAGATTGACTTGTTGACAGCTGTCGCTGGTGGCCAATTTGCATTAGAGCACGTCTCCGGTGATTGGTTGAAGGTTGATATTGTTCCAGGTGAAGTTATTGCTCCCGGCATGGTCAAGGTAATTGAGGGTAAGGGTATGCCAATTCAAAAGTATGGTTCCTATGGTAATTTATTGATTAAGTTCAACGTTAAGTTCCCCAAGTCTCACTTTGCCAGTGATGCAGATCTAAAGAAGCTAGAAGAGATCTTACCGCCAAGAGTTTTACCAGGAATCCCACTGAAAGCTGAGGTTGAGGAATGTGTCTTAGCCGATTTTGAACCTTCTAAGCACGACCCTAGAACCGCTAACGGTAGAGGTCAAAGTTATGACTCcgatgaggaagaaggaCATGCAGAAGGAGTCCAATGTGCATCTCAatga
- the MTQ1 gene encoding S-adenosylmethionine-dependent methyltransferase (similar to Ashbya gossypii ADL256W) produces MVVGCRRREALVGDWVAGGDYSSNDMTRLGPRMLREAYREHRWLPLLLRECRSMDQARAELQWMQKELGNAKEVFIGCLLRARHYPLQYILGTQPFGGVTVQCRPGVLIPRWETEEWACEVGRRFAKALAALESRGTVPKPIKVLDACTGTGCVSLLLRQMIGDSDITAVDVSPSAVKLAKQNSIACGLPITVVKQDLLLHSSSICAGSHLDLLTCNPPYIPASSYRRDCTRSVRMYEPKLALISDLQFYDNLINSWLARTDAFVYEIGDLKQCEHVIHRISSEPSLKVNWHAGCRYDSGGNARVVYGYRRKARLDLATIFKDFGILMH; encoded by the coding sequence ATGGTTGTAGGATGCAGGAGAAGAGAGGCTTTAGTAGGCGATTGGGTTGCAGGGGGTGATTATAGTAGCAACGATATGACTAGACTCGGGCCAAGGATGTTGCGGGAAGCGTATAGGGAACACAGGTGGCTTCCGCTACTTTTGCGTGAATGCCGGTCGATGGATCAAGCTCGTGCGGAGCTTCAATGGATGCAGAAGGAGTTAGGTAATGCGAAGGAGGTTTTTATTGGATGTTTGTTGCGTGCGAGGCATTATCCTTTGCAGTATATTCTAGGGACGCAGCCATTTGGTGGTGTTACTGTGCAGTGTAGGCCTGGGGTTTTAATACCCAGGTGGGAGACGGAGGAGTGGGCTTGCGAGGTGGGCAGGCGGTTTGCAAAAGCTTTGGCGGCGTTGGAATCGCGAGGAACAGTACCAAAGCCTATAAAAGTGCTTGATGCCTGTACGGGGACAGGTTGTGTTTCGTTATTGCTGCGGCAGATGATTGGGGACTCTGATATCACGGCGGTGGATGTTTCGCCGTCTGCGGTTAAGCTTGCGAAGCAGAATTCAATAGCATGCGGGCTCCCAATAACGGTGGTGAAGCAGGATTTGTTGCTGCACTCCAGCAGTATATGTGCGGGAAGCCATTTAGATCTGCTCACTTGCAACCCGCCGTATATTCCTGCTTCCTCATATCGACGAGACTGTACGCGATCTGTGAGAATGTATGAGCCCAAATTGGCATTGATTTCTGACCTGCAGTTCTACGATAATCTGATAAATTCGTGGTTAGCCAGGACTGATGCCTTTGTCTACGAGATCGGAGATCTAAAGCAGTGTGAACACGTTATTCACAGAATTAGTTCTGAACCGTCCCTAAAAGTCAACTGGCATGCTGGCTGCAGATACGACAGTGGTGGCAATGCTAGAGTAGTATATGGGTATAGGAGAAAGGCAAGGTTAGACTTGGCTACTATCTTCAAAGATTTCGGTATCTTGATGCactaa
- the GCD10 gene encoding tRNA 1-methyladenosine methyltransferase subunit GCD10 (similar to Ashbya gossypii ADL255C) has protein sequence MDPLKQLVFNQHILVKLPSDNLKIVELKPNGVLSLGKFGACYVNDIIGYPLGTTFEILYDGNETEVVRGSNSVIGKVRVCEQGVENLGLASMSESSTPQPVDFTKVESSYTNVNLIDIGHKVQKLDHKEIEKMKLESVSGDAIISKMIESHGSFHQKTIHSQEKYLKRKKQKFAKYFTAEYLGSSELLKFLLEKGDVMRVMDLSEESLGMILNLSNIRSHGTYLCMDETGGLIVYALMERMFGGREDSESGTIVVVHENEHPNLDLLKFSNYSEDFISKHLKTISLLDYFEPPTLEEVTGSFVQLSNEQLRELKSNKKGAYYRRLKRYHADMEIIKFSSEVTYDALVVGSTLQLSTLIPRLAQRVHGSRPVVCYGQFREPLLELSHTLYATLHFLAPTLLSVRCRPYQTIRGKLHPLMTMRGGGGYILWCHKVIPAEQQPEGKLVEQAEQVEQAEQAEQLEQDTYEGITIYNEQKDSSDRQIA, from the coding sequence ATGGATCCTCTTAAGCAACTGGTGTTTAACCAGCACATTTTGGTCAAACTTCCCTCTGATAATTTGAAGATAGTTGAACTCAAACCGAATGGAGTTCTGTCGTTAGGCAAGTTTGGTGCTTGTTATGTGAACGATATTATTGGATATCCATTAGGCACGacttttgaaatattatatgatgGGAATGAAACTGAAGTAGTTCGTGGTTCCAATTCTGTTATAGGTAAGGTACGTGTGTGCGAACAAGGTGTAGAGAACCTTGGTTTGGCATCAATGTCTGAGTCAAGTACTCCACAGCCAGTTGACTTTACTAAAGTAGAGAGCAGCTATACAAACGTGAATTTAATCGATATCGGTCATAAGGTACAAAAGCTGGATCATAaggaaatagaaaaaaTGAAGCTGGAATCAGTGTCTGGTGATGCTATTATATCTAAGATGATTGAATCGCATGGTagttttcatcaaaaaacaaTCCATTCCCAAGAGAAGTAtttgaagagaaagaagCAAAAGTTTGCCAAATATTTCACTGCAGAATATTTGGGAAGTTCTGAACtattaaagtttttattaGAGAAGGGTGACGTTATGCGAGTTATGGATCTTTCTGAAGAATCTCTGGGAATGATATTGAACCTATCTAATATTCGATCACATGGGACCTATCTATGTATGGACGAAACAGGAGGCCTAATAGTATACGCATTAATGGAAAGGATGTTCGGAGGTAGAGAGGACAGTGAGAGTGGTACAATAGTGGTAGTACATGAAAATGAACATCCAAACTTGGATTTACTAAAGTTCTCGAACTATTCAGAAGACTTCATTAGTAAGCACTTAAAGACTATATCTTTATTAGATTACTTTGAGCCCCCAACTTTGGAGGAAGTAACCGGTTCATTCGTGCAGCTGAGCAACGAGCAACTAAGAGAACTAAAGAGTAACAAGAAGGGCGCATACTACCGACGCTTAAAACGCTACCACGCGGATATGgaaattatcaaatttaGTTCTGAAGTTACTTATGATGCGTTGGTTGTTGGATCGACGTTGCAACTATCAACTCTAATTCCAAGATTGGCCCAACGTGTCCACGGGTCTAGGCCCGTGGTGTGCTATGGCCAGTTTAGGGAACCCTTATTAGAATTATCCCACACCCTGTATGCTACCCTACACTTTCTGGCACCAACCTTGCTTTCTGTCCGCTGTCGTCCTTACCAAACAATCAGAGGCAAGCTGCATCCACTTATGACTATGCGGGGTGGGGGCGGTTATATACTGTGGTGCCACAAGGTGATTCCTGCTGAACAGCAGCCGGAAGGGAAACTGGTAGAACAAGCAGAACAAGTAGAACAAGCAGAACAGGCAGAACAATTAGAACAGGATACTTATGAAGGTATCACAATTTATAATGAGCAGAAAGACTCCTCAGATAGACAAATAGCATAA
- the NOP2 gene encoding rRNA (cytosine-C5-)-methyltransferase NOP2 (similar to Ashbya gossypii ADL254W), translating into MGSRRHKNKQPAPPSLEEFQAKKEKNVKSKEKRSKRSTEETVEKVKKRKTQKKAQGVKALEEEHSASTKPIEKFEDEKKSLFDDDVNNDEVDDELKDEFDLEQEYEDEDADEAHERPLFSDDEEVDIDELNAANIEALSMKLDEEEALEAEEAEKELVEADQLQPRAEILPTEEQEEIEEHNPPNLTAIRTRMIEIVKVLENFKSLAEENKSRSEYVARLLKDICKYFGYNSFLAEKLFNLFSPAEALEFFEANEVSRPITIRTNTLKTRRRDLAQTLVNRGVNLQPIGTWTKVGLQIFDSQVPIGATPEYLAGHYILQAASSFLPVIALDPQENERILDMAAAPGGKTTYISALMKNTGCVFANDANKARTKSLIANIHRLGCTNTIVCNYDAREFPKVIGGFDRILLDAPCSGTGVIAKDQSVKVSRTEKDFMQIPHLQKQLILSAIDSVDSNSKTGGIIVYSTCSVAVEENEAVVDYALRKRPNVKLVDSGLAIGKEGFTSYRGKKFHPSINLTRRYYPHTYNVDGFFVAKFKKLAPSKFDDNQSSAKEKEIAARKEALEEGIIHDDFADFNKDEDEKYINKAKRNSLLKKGINPKAKLPTTV; encoded by the coding sequence ATGGGTAGTAGACGTCATAAGAATAAGCAGCCGGCTCCACCAAGTTTGGAGGAGTTTCAGgccaaaaaggaaaagaacGTTAAGAGCAAAGAGAAAAGGTCAAAAAGATCAACCGAAGAGACTGTAGAAAAAgtgaagaaaagaaagactCAGAAGAAAGCTCAGGGTGTTAAAGCTTTAGAAGAAGAGCATTCTGCATCTACTAAACCTATCGAAAAGTTTGAAGACGAGAAAAAATCCCtgtttgatgatgatgttaacAATGATGAGGTGGATGATGAGTTGAAGGATGAGTTTGACTTGGAGcaagaatatgaagatgaggatgctGACGAAGCTCATGAACGTCCATTATTctcagatgatgaagaagtcGATATAGATGAATTGAATGCTGCAAATATTGAAGCATTATCCATGAAGctggatgaagaagaggcATTAGAAGCTGAGGAGGCTGAAAAGGAATTAGTAGAAGCCGATCAGTTGCAACCAAGAGCTGAAATTCTACCAACAGAGgagcaagaagaaattgagGAGCACAATCCGCCAAATTTAACTGCAATAAGAACTAGAATGATTGAAATCGTTAAAGTTTtagaaaactttaaaagTTTGGCAGAGGAAAACAAATCCAGGTCTGAATATGTCGCGCGATTATTGAAAGACATTTGCAAATACTTTGGCTATAATTCATTCTTGGCAGAAAAGctattcaatttgttttctcCTGCAGAAGCTCTAGAGTTTTTCGAAGCCAACGAAGTCTCTAGACCCATTACAATTAGGACAAATACGTTAAAGACGAGAAGAAGAGATTTGGCCCAGACTTTAGTTAACAGGGGTGTTAACCTGCAGCCAATTGGTACTTGGACTAAAGTGGGCTtacaaatttttgattccCAAGTTCCTATTGGTGCCACTCCTGAGTATTTAGCCGGTCACTATATTTTGCAAGCAGCCTCTTCTTTCTTGCCAGTCATTGCCTTGGATCCACAAGAAAATGAACGTATTTTGGATATGGCTGCTGCACCTGGAGGTAAAACCACCTATATTTCCGCTCTGATGAAGAACACTGGTTGTGTCTTTGCTAATGATGCCAACAAGGCGAGAACCAAGTCATTGATAGCTAACATTCATCGATTGGGTTGCACTAATACAATTGTATGCAACTATGATGCTCGGGAATTTCCTAAAGTTATTGGTGGTTTCGACagaattcttttggatgCTCCATGCTCAGGTACCGGTGTTATCGCTAAGGATCAATCAGTTAAAGTTTCACGTACGGAGAAGGACTTCATGCAAATTCCCCATTTGCAGAAGCAATTGATTTTATCAGCTATAGATTCAGTTGATTCTAACTCAAAAACTGGCGGTATTATTGTATATTCTACTTGTTCTGTTGCTGTTGAGGAAAACGAGGCAGTTGTTGATTATGCTCTAAGAAAAAGACCAAATGTCAAACTAGTTGACAGCGGATTAGCCATAGGTAAAGAAGGCTTTACAAGTTATAGAGGCAAAAAATTCCATCCAAGCATTAACCTCACTAGAAGATACTACCCACATACTTATAACGTAGACGGATTTTTTGTTgccaaattcaaaaaactaGCCCCATCAAAGTTTGATGATAATCAGTCAAGTGctaaagaaaaggaaatcGCTGCCAGAAAGGAAGCGTTGGAAGAAGGTATTATTCATGACGATTTTGCGGACTTCAATAAAGACGAAGATGAGAAATACATTAACAAGGCTAAGAGAAACAGTCTGTTAAAGAAAGGTATAAACCCTAAAGCAAAACTTCCAACAACGGTATGA
- the ARP5 gene encoding actin-related protein ARP5 (similar to Ashbya gossypii ADL253C), with the protein MSREPSLTPLRVHVVDEQPLVTESEPFLDASNISTDTPIAIDFGSYEVRAGYVNQGDPALVFTNRLARYRDRKASRTYTFVGNDTNLDQSIRTQSKSPFDGSMITNWDYVDDILAYTFHHLDVRGNGGVPNPVLITERMAALQSQRSNWYELLFECYNLQKVTFGIDSLFSFYGEHPPGTTGIAINSGNEDTSVIPVVNGKGILTEAKRINWGGQQSVGYLNGLLSLKYPYFPTKLVNNQFESMYRDFCYFSTNFEEEISTLLTMENLESKDIVVEAPFTEIVQVQKTEEELRLQAEKRRETGKRLQEQAKQRRKEKLVQKEEEYEYYLQIRVQLQDQPKKSVLATLQKAGFDDEEDFNKYILSLERSLKRARVLDADANDEEETTVPVFDLVNIPDEELTEEQKREKRKQRLMKANYDARMKAKEEKLEQQKRDEEARLRDVQWREADLKGWIKDKRAKLSNLMKSRKEKLKMKEDMKDRKSQAAQKRMKNIASLAEDKISGNKRSKQQATIDNDPNDTFGANDDDWMIYNDISQNPEALDEALEEEYKTIVEIEKELLEHDPTFTEEDTLDAQYDWRNSVLHLFLRGPRSHDSESIHEQHQMHLNVERIRVPEVIFQPSIGGLDQAGIVELCETLLLKKFGSNRRELSEISKMMAKNIFITGGNAKLPGIRERVVREFTGFLPVGTNLNVKLAEDPSMSAWRGMAKFANNTSLYETSIMTKKEYEELGPEYIKEHNLGNAKFVD; encoded by the coding sequence ATGTCCAGAGAACCCAGCTTAACACCCTTACGGGTGcatgttgttgatgagcaACCTTTGGTTACTGAGTCTGAGCCATTCCTGGATGCCAGTAACATAAGCACAGATACACCGATTGcaattgattttggttcaTATGAGGTTCGGGCAGGCTACGTCAACCAGGGTGATCCGGCTTTAGTGTTTACGAATAGGTTGGCTAGATATAGGGATCGCAAGGCAAGTAGAACGTACACTTTTGTTGGCAATGATACGAATCTCGACCAATCCATTAGAACACAGAGCAAAAGCCCATTTGATGGTTCAATGATAACGAATTGGGATTACGTGGATGACATCCTTGCGTACACTTTTCATCATTTAGATGTTCGAGGGAATGGGGGTGTGCCCAATCCTGTGTTAATTACCGAAAGGATGGCAGCGTTACAATCTCAAAGATCCAATTGGTACGAACTCTTATTTGAATGCTACAATCTACAAAAAGTTACATTTGGTATTGATagtttattttctttttacgGTGAGCATCCACCAGGGACTACTGGCATTGCTATAAACAGTGGGAATGAGGATACCAGTGTGATTCCTGTTGTGAACGGCAAAGGCATTCTCACTGAGGCAAAGAGGATTAATTGGGGCGGTCAGCAGTCTGTGGGATACTTAAATGGGTTGTTGTCGCtaaaatatccatatttCCCCACTAAATTGGTCAACAATCAATTTGAATCAATGTATCGTGATTTTTGCTACTTCTCCActaattttgaagaagaaataagTACTCTATTGACAATGGAAAATTTGGAGAGTaaagatattgttgttgaagctCCGTTTACAGAAATTGTGCAAGTTCAAAAGACGGAAGAAGAGCTACGTCTGCAAGCagagaagagaagagaaaCTGGCAAAAGGCTACAAGAACAAGCAAAGcaaagaaggaaagaaaaattggttcaaaaagaggaagaatATGAGTATTACCTTCAAATAAGAGTTCAATTACAAGACCAACCTAAAAAGAGTGTTTTAGCAACTTTACAGAAGGCAGGGTTTGATGACGAGGAGGACTtcaataaatatatattaagtTTGGAGCGTTCATTGAAACGTGCACGAGTGCTTGATGCTGATGCCAATGACGAGGAAGAAACCACTGTGCCTGTGTTTGATTTAGTTAACATACCTGACGAAGAATTAACTGAAGAGCagaaaagagaaaagagAAAGCAGAGGTTAATGAAGGCTAATTATGATGCTAGAATGAAAGCTAAAGAAGAGAAAttggaacaacaaaaaagggATGAAGAAGCAAGACTAAGGGATGTACAATGGAGGGAAGCGGATCTAAAAGGTTGGATTAAGGATAAAAGAGCCAAGTTATCTAACTTGATGAAAAGTAGAAAGGAGAAACTAAAGATGAAAGAAGATATGAAAGATCGCAAGTCACAGGCGGCACAAAAAaggatgaaaaatattgctTCATTAGCTGAAGACAAGATCTCCGGAAACAAAAGATCAAAGCAGCAAGCCACTATCGATAATGATCCCAATGACACTTTTGGTGCTAATGATGACGATTGGATGATCTACAATGATATATCACAAAATCCAGAAGCGCTAGATGAGGCgcttgaagaagaatataaaacaattgtagaaattgaaaaggaattaTTAGAGCATGATCCAACTTTTACTGAGGAGGATACTTTAGATGCTCAGTATGACTGGAGAAATTCCGTATTACATTTATTTTTGAGAGGCCCAAGATCTCATGATAGTGAAAGTATACACGAGCAGCATCAAATGCATCTCAATGTCGAACGAATCCGAGTACCTGAAGTAATATTTCAGCCTTCTATTGGTGGACTGGACCAAGCaggaattgttgaattgtGCGAAACtttattattgaaaaaatttggTTCAAATAGACGTGAATTGAGCGAGATCTCAAAGATGATGGCTAAAAACATTTTTATTACCGGTGGCAATGCTAAACTTCCTGGTATCAGAGAACGTGTAGTACGTGAATTTACTGGTTTCTTGCCTGTTGGGACAAACTTGAATGTTAAATTAGCAGAAGACCCATCAATGTCCGCCTGGAGAGGAATGGCTAAATTCGCGAATAATACATCACTTTATGAAACGTCCATTATGACCAAAAAGGAATATGAAGAGCTTGGGCCTGAGTACATCAAGGAGCATAATCTTGGAAATGCTAAATTTGTAGATTAA
- the RHO3 gene encoding Rho family GTPase RHO3 (similar to Ashbya gossypii ADL252W), which yields MPLCGSSSSSKHPIERKIVILGDGACGKTSLLNVFTRGYFPKVYEPTVFENYIHDIFVDNQHITLSLWDTAGQEEFDRLRSLSYSDTHTIMLCFSVDSRDSLENVKNKWVGEIADHCEGVKLVLVALKCDLRSSDEYGNENAITPGSIQSQKFSGGNGNGLIPYEEGLAMAKQIGALRYLECSAKMNRGVNEAFTEAARCALKATPKGARDSVHEAESGGCTIM from the coding sequence ATGCCTCTTTGTGGGTCGAGCTCGTCATCGAAGCATCCAATAGAACGTAAGATAGTGATTCTAGGTGATGGTGCGTGTGGTAAGACTTCGTTATTAAATGTGTTCACCAGAGGGTATTTCCCTAAGGTTTACGAGCCAACCGTTTTCGAGAATTATATTcatgatatttttgttgacAATCAGCATATTACGTTGAGTTTGTGGGATACTGCGGGGCAAGAAGAGTTTGATCGTTTGCGATCTTTATCATATTCTGACACGCATACTATTATGTTATGTTTTTCTGTTGATTCCCGGGATTCATTGGAAAATGTTAAAAACAAGTGGGTTGGTGAAATTGCAGATCATTGTGAGGGTGTGAAGCTTGTTCTTGTTGCGTTGAAGTGCGACTTGAGAAGTAGTGATGAGTATGGGAATGAAAATGCGATTACACCGGGTTCTATACAGAGTCAGAAGTTCAGTGGGGGTAATGGCAATGGGTTGATTCCGTATGAAGAGGGTTTAGCAATGGCGAAGCAGATTGGAGCATTACGCTATTTGGAGTGCAGTGCTAAAATGAACAGAGGTGTTAATGAAGCCTTTACAGAAGCTGCACGTTGTGCTCTGAAAGCCACACCCAAGGGGGCTAGAGACTCGGTTCATGAAGCAGAAAGTGGCGGTTGTACAATCATGTGA
- a CDS encoding uncharacterized protein (similar to Ashbya gossypii ADL251C) — MVTPPSAANNPNIWKANTPPGTVFIVVGLAALAMLFAILTWYLVTEHISRRETKKSHYDSIEKDFEDEYANPFINVDRAQPGITQYTESNPKLPMDPPPSVPFFGFTAVNTPVDRFATIEEGKRLDGHRRSMFISPTIEVMNQRRRQNQNIYEVNQSLSSFDTQSTSRHDAITPGMSATSDIRRNYKYSRERYAANAAESSEKSPNSL, encoded by the coding sequence ATGGTGACTCCGCCCTCTGCGGCGAATAATCCGAATATTTGGAAAGCTAACACACCCCCTGGGACTGTTTTCATTGTGGTGGGTCTTGCTGCACTTGCCATGCTCTTTGCAATACTCACATGGTATCTTGTCACTGAACATATATCTCGCCGCGAGACTAAAAAGTCCCACTATGATTCCATCGAAAAGGACTTCGAAGATGAGTATGCGAATCCATTCATCAACGTGGATAGGGCCCAGCCTGGTATCACCCAATACACTGAATCAAATCCTAAATTACCGATGGATCCGCCTCCTTCTGTACCATTCTTTGGCTTCACAGCTGTGAATACTCCAGTTGATAGATTTGCAACTATTGAAGAAGGCAAGCGTTTAGATGGTCACCGCAGGTCTATGTTTATATCTCCTACAATTGAAGTGATGAATCAAAGACGAAGACAGaaccaaaatatttatgaaGTGAATCAATCATTGTCATCGTTCGATACACAATCTACTAGTAGGCACGACGCCATTACTCCTGGCATGTCTGCAACTTCAGATATACGGCGAAACTATAAATACAGCCGGGAAAGATACGCTGCAAACGCAGCAGAGTCGTCAGAGAAATCTCCAAATAGTCTTTGA